One Deinococcus grandis DNA window includes the following coding sequences:
- the dnaA gene encoding chromosomal replication initiator protein DnaA — protein sequence MSQEIWSDVLGYVRKNITEVEYHTWFAPVKNLGVQDGSLVLGVRNSFAQEWFRKNYLKLLEDALRSLGAQDPQVSFQVLPAAQDALLLPSDPPPPPSVPAPRAPAPTFTENRKVLNPKYTFENFVVGPNNNLAHAAALAVAESPGKAYNPLFIYGDVGLGKTHLMHAVGHYMLERFPGKRVEYVSTESFTNDLINAIRDDKMTQFRNRYRSVDLLLVDDIQFLAGKERTQEEFFHTFNALYENHKQIILSSDRPPKDIQTLEGRLRSRFEWGLITDIQSPEYETRVAILKMNAEHNRIDIPQEVLELIARQVTSNIRELEGALMRVVAFSSLNNVPFSRAVAAKALSNVFAPQEVKVEMMDVLRQVAAQFNMPPDVIRGSGRVREVVQARQVAQYLIRELTDHSLPEIGQFFGRDHSTVMHAISKVSEQMGKDSELTAAVDLLRRRMKGQDDEDSDA from the coding sequence ATCTCGCAGGAAATCTGGTCGGACGTGCTGGGGTACGTCCGCAAGAACATTACAGAGGTCGAGTACCACACCTGGTTCGCGCCGGTGAAGAACCTGGGCGTGCAGGACGGCTCGCTGGTGCTGGGCGTGCGCAACTCCTTCGCGCAGGAGTGGTTCCGCAAGAACTACCTGAAACTGCTCGAGGACGCGCTGCGCAGCCTGGGCGCGCAGGACCCGCAGGTGAGTTTCCAGGTGCTGCCCGCCGCGCAGGACGCGCTGCTGCTGCCCAGCGATCCGCCCCCGCCGCCCAGCGTGCCCGCGCCGCGCGCCCCGGCGCCCACCTTCACGGAGAACCGCAAGGTGCTGAACCCGAAGTACACCTTCGAGAACTTCGTGGTGGGTCCGAACAACAACCTCGCGCACGCGGCGGCGCTGGCGGTCGCGGAGTCGCCCGGCAAGGCGTACAACCCGCTGTTCATCTACGGGGACGTGGGCCTGGGGAAAACCCACCTGATGCACGCGGTCGGGCACTACATGCTCGAGCGGTTTCCCGGGAAGCGGGTGGAGTACGTGTCGACCGAGTCGTTCACGAACGACCTGATCAACGCGATCCGCGACGACAAGATGACGCAGTTCCGCAACCGCTACCGCTCCGTGGATCTGCTGCTGGTGGACGATATCCAGTTCCTGGCGGGCAAGGAGCGCACGCAGGAGGAGTTCTTCCACACCTTCAACGCGCTGTACGAGAACCACAAGCAGATCATCCTGAGTTCCGACCGACCGCCGAAGGACATCCAGACGCTGGAGGGCCGCCTGCGCAGCCGCTTCGAGTGGGGCCTGATCACGGACATCCAGTCGCCGGAGTACGAGACGCGCGTGGCGATCCTGAAGATGAACGCGGAGCACAACCGCATCGACATCCCGCAGGAGGTGCTGGAACTCATCGCGCGGCAGGTGACGAGCAACATCCGCGAGCTCGAGGGCGCGCTGATGCGGGTGGTGGCGTTCTCCAGTCTGAACAACGTGCCCTTCAGCCGGGCGGTGGCGGCCAAGGCGCTGAGCAACGTGTTCGCGCCGCAGGAAGTGAAGGTGGAGATGATGGACGTGCTGCGGCAGGTGGCCGCGCAGTTCAACATGCCGCCCGACGTGATCCGCGGTTCCGGGCGCGTGCGTGAGGTGGTGCAGGCGCGGCAGGTGGCGCAGTACCTGATCCGCGAGCTGACCGATCATTCCCTGCCGGAGATCGGGCAGTTCTTCGGGCGGGATCACTCGACGGTCATGCACGCGATCAGCAAGGTCTCGGAGCAGATGGGCAAGGACAGTGAACTGACGGCGGCGGTGGATCTGTTGCGCCGCCGGATGAAGGGTCAGGACGACGAGGATTCCGATGCGTAA
- a CDS encoding GGDEF domain-containing protein has translation MSPSSRRAGGPSTWRAPEDLRRTLYLLAIALGMVVVLFLNLLAYRAGGVNLYVQVVLPVTMIPALVSLGWLLRGGPLDVPERLMFFTVNVQVFAQALLEEVQRTEPAGGTDLLYWSVVVNVMLGYLIFPNRVAAGYSAALFVFSAGVPWVGVALRDGAVSPDLPRLQLTVGIVLLFVHALSWYRGQFESQRSEVRVMEQLAHTDLLTNLPNRRGMYPAVEALIGSGGAAMLLDLDYFKRVNDEFGHQVGDEVLAWAARVLEAQLPPGGRVGRWGGEEFLMTLPGLDGPGAAARAEAVCAAFRTQSVAGVGVVTISAGLTLARPGDTLPTLVARADEYLYAAKHAGRDGWRGRVERTAALPAFPDV, from the coding sequence ATGTCGCCGTCCTCGCGCCGCGCTGGCGGGCCGTCCACGTGGCGGGCCCCGGAGGATCTGCGGCGGACGCTGTACCTCCTGGCGATCGCGCTGGGAATGGTAGTGGTGCTGTTCCTGAATCTCCTGGCGTACCGCGCGGGGGGCGTGAACCTGTACGTGCAGGTGGTGCTGCCGGTCACGATGATTCCGGCGCTGGTCAGCCTGGGGTGGCTGCTGCGGGGCGGGCCGCTGGACGTGCCGGAGCGGCTGATGTTCTTCACGGTGAACGTGCAGGTGTTCGCGCAGGCGCTGCTGGAGGAGGTGCAGCGGACGGAACCGGCGGGCGGCACGGACCTGCTGTACTGGTCGGTGGTGGTGAACGTCATGCTGGGGTACCTGATCTTCCCGAACCGGGTGGCGGCCGGGTACAGCGCGGCGCTGTTCGTGTTCAGTGCTGGGGTGCCGTGGGTGGGGGTGGCGTTGCGGGACGGGGCGGTGTCGCCGGATCTGCCGCGGCTGCAGCTGACGGTGGGGATCGTGCTGCTGTTCGTGCATGCGCTGTCGTGGTACCGGGGGCAGTTCGAGTCGCAGCGCAGCGAGGTGCGGGTCATGGAGCAGCTGGCGCACACGGATCTGCTCACGAACCTGCCGAACCGGCGGGGCATGTACCCGGCGGTGGAGGCGCTGATCGGGTCGGGCGGCGCGGCGATGCTGCTGGACCTGGATTACTTCAAGCGGGTGAACGACGAGTTCGGGCATCAGGTGGGGGACGAGGTGCTGGCGTGGGCGGCGCGGGTGCTGGAGGCGCAGTTGCCGCCGGGGGGCCGGGTGGGGCGCTGGGGCGGCGAGGAGTTCCTGATGACCCTGCCGGGTCTGGACGGGCCGGGCGCGGCGGCGCGGGCGGAGGCGGTGTGCGCCGCGTTCCGCACGCAGTCGGTGGCGGGGGTGGGGGTGGTGACGATCAGCGCGGGGCTGACGCTGGCGCGCCCCGGGGATACGCTGCCGACGCTGGTGGCCCGCGCGGACGAGTACCTGTACGCTGCGAAGCACGCGGGCCGGGACGGGTGGCGGGGGCGGGTGGAGCGGACAGCGGCGCTCCCGGCGTTCCCGGACGTGTGA
- the eno gene encoding phosphopyruvate hydratase, protein MKIQKVIAREVLDSRGNPTVEAEVHLDSGLQGRAIVPSGASTGTHEALELRDGGSRYLGKGVQQAVKNVNEALGPAVVGLDASEQAAIDAALMATDGTPNKGNLGGNAILAVSLAAARAAAAELNIPLYRYLGGSNAKTLPVPMMNVINGGAHADNSVDFQEFMVMPVGAPSFREALRYGAETFHSLKKVLSKKGYNTNVGDEGGFAPDLKSNEEALDVLLEAIEKAGYEPGKDIAIALDPAVTELFKDGKYHLESEGRVLSTGEMVDFWADWASRYPIVSIEDGLAEDDWDGWAQLTAKIGDRVQLVGDDLFVTNPERLQRGIDTKVGNAILVKVNQIGSLTESMDAIELAKRHHYGTIISHRSGESEDSFIADLAVATNAGQIKTGSASRSDRIAKYNQLLRIEDSLGDRAVFPGRKALR, encoded by the coding sequence ATGAAGATTCAGAAAGTGATTGCCCGTGAAGTGCTGGACTCGCGCGGGAACCCCACCGTGGAAGCCGAAGTTCACCTCGACAGTGGCCTGCAGGGCCGCGCGATCGTGCCCTCGGGCGCCAGCACCGGCACCCACGAGGCCCTGGAACTCCGCGACGGCGGCAGCCGCTACCTCGGCAAGGGCGTGCAGCAGGCCGTCAAGAACGTCAACGAGGCCCTCGGCCCGGCCGTGGTCGGCCTGGACGCCAGCGAGCAGGCCGCCATCGACGCCGCGCTGATGGCGACCGACGGCACCCCCAACAAGGGCAACCTGGGCGGCAACGCCATCCTGGCCGTCAGCCTCGCCGCGGCCCGCGCCGCCGCCGCCGAACTGAACATCCCGCTGTACCGCTACCTGGGCGGCAGCAACGCCAAGACCCTCCCGGTCCCGATGATGAACGTCATCAACGGCGGCGCGCACGCCGACAACAGCGTGGACTTCCAGGAATTCATGGTCATGCCCGTCGGCGCGCCCAGCTTCCGCGAGGCGCTGCGCTACGGCGCCGAGACCTTCCACAGCCTCAAGAAGGTCCTGTCGAAGAAGGGCTACAACACCAACGTCGGCGACGAGGGCGGCTTCGCCCCGGACCTCAAGAGCAACGAGGAAGCGCTGGACGTGCTGCTCGAGGCCATCGAGAAGGCCGGCTACGAGCCCGGCAAGGACATCGCCATCGCGCTGGACCCGGCCGTGACCGAGCTGTTCAAGGACGGGAAGTACCACCTCGAATCCGAGGGCCGCGTCCTCAGCACGGGCGAGATGGTGGACTTCTGGGCCGACTGGGCCAGCCGTTACCCCATCGTGAGCATCGAGGACGGCCTGGCCGAGGACGACTGGGACGGCTGGGCGCAGCTGACCGCCAAGATCGGCGACCGCGTGCAGCTGGTCGGCGACGACCTGTTCGTGACGAACCCCGAGCGTCTGCAGCGCGGCATCGACACGAAGGTCGGCAACGCGATCCTCGTGAAGGTGAACCAGATCGGCAGCCTGACCGAGTCCATGGACGCCATCGAACTGGCCAAGCGGCACCACTACGGCACGATCATCAGCCACCGCAGCGGCGAGTCCGAGGACAGCTTCATCGCGGACCTGGCGGTCGCCACGAACGCCGGGCAGATCAAGACCGGTTCGGCCAGCCGTTCGGACCGCATCGCGAAGTACAACCAGCTGCTGCGCATCGAAGACAGCCTCGGTGACCGCGCGGTGTTCCCCGGCCGCAAGGCGCTGCGCTGA
- a CDS encoding NAD-dependent epimerase/dehydratase family protein, whose product MDILVLGGTQFVGRHIVLAFLASGHRVSILTRGRTPDELPETVERLRGDRGEAGGLDALAGRSWDACVDVSGYLPQAVQASVDALRERVGGYVLISTVSVYAEPDRHPVREDDPLLPPAPAGTTDVTGETYGPLKVACEHVVQTAFGARATILRPQIVAGPFDHTARYPYWVDRASGGGETLLPGDGQDHVQVIDARDLARFTVRVVEGGVGGIFNVAGPRLSWGQFARLLGVRAPVWVDAAALRDLGLGFRELPLFIPETGEQAGLMNVSAERAVLAGLTLTPPEVTARDTRAWSEHAGLSYALTPQREAEVLAAARR is encoded by the coding sequence ATGGACATCCTGGTTCTGGGCGGCACGCAGTTCGTGGGTCGGCACATCGTCCTGGCGTTCCTGGCCTCGGGGCACCGCGTGAGCATCCTGACGCGCGGCCGCACGCCCGACGAGCTGCCAGAAACGGTCGAGCGCCTGCGCGGCGACCGGGGCGAGGCGGGGGGCCTGGACGCCCTCGCGGGCCGGTCCTGGGACGCCTGCGTGGACGTCAGTGGGTACCTGCCGCAGGCGGTGCAGGCCAGCGTGGACGCCCTGCGGGAGCGGGTGGGGGGGTACGTGCTGATCAGCACGGTCAGCGTGTACGCCGAGCCGGACCGGCACCCGGTGCGCGAGGACGACCCGCTGCTGCCGCCCGCCCCGGCCGGGACGACCGACGTGACGGGCGAGACGTACGGCCCGCTGAAGGTCGCGTGCGAGCACGTGGTGCAGACGGCGTTCGGGGCGCGGGCGACCATCCTGCGGCCGCAGATCGTGGCGGGGCCCTTCGATCACACGGCGCGCTACCCGTACTGGGTCGACCGGGCGAGCGGGGGAGGGGAGACCCTGCTGCCCGGTGACGGGCAGGATCACGTGCAGGTGATCGACGCGCGGGACCTGGCGCGCTTCACGGTGCGGGTCGTGGAAGGCGGGGTGGGTGGCATCTTCAACGTGGCGGGGCCGCGCCTGAGCTGGGGGCAGTTCGCGCGGCTGCTGGGCGTCCGGGCGCCGGTGTGGGTGGACGCGGCGGCGCTGCGGGACCTGGGCCTGGGCTTCCGGGAGCTGCCGCTGTTCATCCCGGAGACCGGGGAGCAGGCGGGCCTGATGAACGTCAGTGCGGAGCGGGCGGTGCTGGCCGGGCTGACCCTGACCCCGCCGGAGGTCACGGCGCGCGACACGCGGGCCTGGAGTGAGCATGCCGGGCTGAGCTACGCCCTGACCCCGCAGCGCGAGGCTGAAGTGCTGGCCGCCGCGCGCCGCTGA
- a CDS encoding response regulator transcription factor produces the protein MLAQILVVEDDPHLGPLLKEYLSADYQVHHAATLRDAQAWLGTHTAQLILLDLNLPDGDGLDLVQALRQYSSTPVLVLSARSGVQERVAGLNAGADDYLTKPFAMPELDARISALLRRTAAGTGVNLGNTSLSTSSLLLTVNDKNINLTEHEARILELMMRTPERVFSRADIESHLYGWETPNSNSVEVRISQLRKKLEQAGSDLRIRTIRNVGYVLQA, from the coding sequence ATGCTGGCTCAGATCCTCGTTGTCGAAGACGATCCCCACCTCGGTCCCCTGCTCAAGGAGTACCTGTCCGCCGATTATCAGGTGCATCACGCCGCGACCCTGCGCGACGCGCAGGCGTGGCTGGGCACCCACACCGCGCAGCTCATCCTGCTCGACCTGAACCTCCCGGACGGGGACGGCCTGGATCTGGTGCAGGCGCTGCGGCAGTACTCCTCGACGCCCGTGCTCGTCCTCTCGGCGCGCAGCGGCGTGCAGGAGCGCGTGGCAGGCCTGAACGCCGGGGCGGACGACTACCTGACCAAACCGTTCGCGATGCCGGAACTCGACGCGCGCATCTCGGCGCTGCTGCGCCGCACGGCCGCCGGGACGGGCGTGAACCTGGGCAACACCAGCCTGTCCACCAGCAGCCTGCTGCTGACCGTGAACGACAAGAACATCAACCTCACCGAGCACGAGGCCCGTATCCTGGAACTCATGATGCGCACGCCCGAGCGGGTGTTCTCGCGCGCGGATATCGAGTCGCACCTGTACGGCTGGGAAACCCCGAACAGCAACAGCGTCGAGGTCCGGATCTCGCAGCTGCGCAAGAAGCTGGAGCAGGCCGGCAGTGACCTGCGCATCCGCACGATCCGCAACGTCGGGTACGTGCTGCAGGCCTGA
- a CDS encoding sensor histidine kinase gives MTQGARPVTTPAGARRAALLTPGAGLYSARVAWRHSLRFRLALTYSALSAALLMLITLGVVSLLLSRMEQQFVDRLNDRADTLAEAFTNLGGGFGKSATGPSAYTLVVDPDGQIIAASPALREFQNSPYPFGTLSRVPVQGTTVRAVKRKAGDFGTLWVGLPEDDLIAARQSALSALLLALVTAPLILLLTGWWVGRRALAGLENAANLADRLDPAVSLAPLPLPAREDEVQRLLVAINSLLGRIEAQQAREKQLLGQIVHELGAPLTVLKASLSRAEARLGDPEVARAALVADELTFTTQDLMQLARGQLELKLAWHYIPALTLRDRLDRLVPGTTFTGDWATGILCDPDRLTQALRNLLANGRRHAGADGTVTLDLRETPEQLCFRVRDSGPGLPPELGEQIFEPFVSGAGSSGLGLSVARQIARMHGGDLSGTNHPDGGALFTLTLPGAALGDDGDDLDDADVLDEPPLTPVGGMGT, from the coding sequence ATGACCCAGGGGGCGCGGCCCGTCACGACCCCGGCCGGGGCGCGGCGGGCCGCGCTGCTCACGCCCGGCGCTGGCCTGTACTCGGCGCGGGTGGCGTGGCGGCACAGCCTGCGCTTCCGGCTGGCGCTGACGTACAGCGCCCTGAGCGCCGCGCTGCTGATGCTGATCACGCTGGGCGTCGTGTCGCTGCTGCTGTCGCGCATGGAGCAGCAGTTCGTGGACCGCCTGAACGACCGCGCCGACACGCTGGCCGAGGCCTTCACGAACCTGGGCGGCGGCTTCGGGAAATCCGCGACGGGTCCCAGTGCGTACACGCTCGTGGTGGACCCGGACGGCCAGATCATCGCGGCCAGTCCGGCCCTGCGGGAATTCCAGAACTCCCCGTACCCGTTCGGGACACTGTCGCGTGTGCCGGTGCAGGGCACCACGGTACGCGCCGTGAAACGCAAGGCGGGGGATTTCGGCACGCTGTGGGTGGGCCTGCCCGAGGACGACCTGATCGCCGCGCGCCAGAGTGCCCTGAGTGCGCTGCTGCTGGCGCTGGTGACCGCGCCGCTGATCCTGCTGCTGACCGGCTGGTGGGTGGGCCGCCGCGCCCTGGCGGGCCTGGAGAACGCCGCGAATCTGGCGGACCGGCTGGACCCGGCGGTGAGCCTCGCGCCGCTGCCCCTCCCGGCCCGCGAGGACGAGGTGCAGCGGCTGCTCGTGGCGATCAACAGCCTGCTGGGCCGCATCGAGGCGCAGCAGGCGCGCGAGAAGCAGCTGCTGGGCCAGATCGTGCATGAGCTGGGCGCGCCGCTGACCGTCCTGAAGGCCAGCCTGAGCCGCGCCGAGGCCCGCCTGGGCGACCCGGAGGTGGCCCGCGCGGCGCTGGTCGCGGACGAACTGACCTTCACCACGCAGGACCTGATGCAGCTCGCGCGTGGGCAGCTGGAACTGAAGCTGGCATGGCATTACATCCCGGCCCTCACGCTGCGGGACCGGCTGGACCGCCTTGTGCCGGGCACGACCTTCACCGGCGACTGGGCCACCGGGATCCTGTGCGACCCGGACCGGCTGACGCAGGCGCTGCGCAACCTCCTGGCGAACGGGCGGCGGCACGCGGGCGCCGACGGCACGGTCACGCTGGACCTGCGCGAGACACCGGAGCAGCTGTGCTTCCGCGTGCGGGACTCCGGGCCGGGCCTGCCGCCGGAACTGGGCGAGCAGATCTTCGAGCCGTTCGTGAGCGGTGCGGGCAGCAGTGGCCTGGGCCTGAGCGTGGCGCGGCAGATCGCGCGGATGCACGGCGGGGACCTGAGCGGCACGAACCACCCGGACGGTGGGGCGCTGTTCACCCTGACGCTGCCCGGCGCGGCCCTGGGGGACGATGGCGACGACCTGGACGACGCGGACGTGCTGGACGAGCCGCCGCTCACCCCGGTCGGGGGCATGGGCACCTGA
- the fumC gene encoding class II fumarate hydratase, producing the protein MTTYRKESDTMGTLDVDASRYWGAQTERSIHNFPIGRDTFVWGRPVIRALGILKKGAAQANADLGELPRDVADLIVQAADEVIAGTLDEHFPLVVFQTGSGTQSNMNANEVISNRAIEIAGGELGSKKPVHPNDHVNRGQSSNDTFPTAMHIAVVLELNERLYGSVGKLRDTLHAKAQEHAGLVKVGRTHLQDATPITLGQEIGGWVAQLDYALEQVRHAGEGLLELAIGGTAVGTGLNAHPQFGDLAAKKYAEETGFAFRSAENKFAALSAHDALVQTSAALRTLAGALMKMANDVRWLASGPRNGIGEIVIPENEPGSSIMPGKVNPTQSEAMTMVATRVFGNDATVAFAGSQGNFQLNVFKPVMVHAVLESIRLISDACLAFNDNCAVGIEPAYEKIEHNLSINLMQVTALNKHIGYDKAAAIAKKAHKEGSSLKEAALALGYVTEDEFAQWVVPLDMTHS; encoded by the coding sequence ATGACGACCTACCGCAAAGAGTCGGACACGATGGGCACCCTGGACGTGGATGCCAGCCGTTACTGGGGCGCGCAGACCGAGCGCAGCATCCATAACTTCCCGATCGGGCGCGACACGTTCGTGTGGGGCCGCCCCGTGATCCGCGCGCTGGGGATCCTGAAGAAGGGCGCGGCGCAGGCGAACGCGGACCTGGGTGAACTGCCGCGTGACGTGGCGGACCTGATCGTGCAGGCGGCGGACGAGGTGATCGCCGGGACGCTCGACGAGCACTTCCCGCTGGTGGTGTTCCAGACCGGGTCGGGCACGCAGAGCAACATGAACGCGAACGAGGTCATCAGCAACCGCGCCATCGAGATCGCGGGCGGCGAGCTGGGCAGCAAGAAGCCGGTGCACCCGAACGATCACGTGAACCGTGGCCAGAGCAGCAACGACACCTTCCCGACGGCGATGCACATCGCGGTGGTGCTGGAACTGAACGAGCGTCTGTACGGCAGCGTCGGCAAGCTGCGCGACACCCTGCACGCCAAGGCGCAGGAGCACGCGGGGCTGGTGAAGGTGGGGCGCACGCACCTGCAGGACGCCACGCCGATCACGCTGGGTCAGGAGATCGGCGGCTGGGTCGCGCAGCTGGATTACGCGCTTGAGCAGGTGCGGCACGCGGGTGAGGGCCTGCTGGAGCTGGCGATCGGTGGCACGGCGGTGGGCACCGGCCTGAACGCGCACCCGCAGTTCGGTGATCTGGCCGCGAAGAAGTACGCCGAGGAGACCGGCTTCGCGTTCCGCAGCGCGGAGAACAAGTTCGCGGCCCTGAGTGCGCACGACGCCCTGGTGCAGACCAGCGCGGCCCTGCGGACCCTGGCGGGCGCGCTGATGAAGATGGCGAACGACGTGCGCTGGCTCGCCAGCGGGCCCCGCAATGGCATCGGCGAGATCGTCATTCCCGAGAACGAGCCCGGCAGCTCCATCATGCCCGGCAAGGTGAACCCCACCCAGTCCGAGGCGATGACGATGGTCGCCACGCGCGTGTTCGGCAACGATGCCACCGTGGCCTTCGCGGGCAGTCAGGGCAACTTCCAGCTCAACGTGTTCAAGCCCGTGATGGTGCATGCCGTGCTGGAGAGCATCCGTCTGATCAGCGACGCCTGCCTCGCGTTCAACGACAACTGCGCGGTCGGCATCGAGCCCGCCTACGAGAAGATCGAGCACAACCTCAGCATCAACCTGATGCAGGTCACGGCACTGAACAAGCACATCGGCTACGACAAGGCCGCCGCGATCGCCAAGAAGGCCCACAAGGAGGGCAGCAGCCTCAAGGAGGCCGCGCTCGCCCTGGGCTACGTCACCGAGGACGAGTTCGCGCAGTGGGTCGTGCCGCTCGACATGACGCACAGCTGA
- the dprA gene encoding DNA-processing protein DprA has product MTSPLFDPPAPVPPDERRALLALRFCAQLGPRRIEALRAHFGSAASAWQAPLRELREVPGLDARGAQAVGTPAALTRADQELARVAQEDVTLLLRGLPGYPAALDALGDPPPALWVRGPLPDLPTVPRAIGIVGTRAASPHAQAFTRMLAADLARAGVIVVSGLARGIDTAAHGAAVEAGGVSIGVLGSAVNRVYPSENARLAARLTLVSEYPLDTGPAQHHFPTRNRLIAALSAGTVVVEGERKSGSLITATHALECGRTVFAVPGRAGDPRAAGPHALLRDGAVLTEGAADLLTELGWGSVPDAPLPDLPPEQARVLAALTGPVTLDDLVTATGLPLPDVQTALVMLNLLGLAEEVGGRWVRR; this is encoded by the coding sequence GTGACCAGTCCGCTGTTCGACCCGCCGGCCCCCGTCCCGCCCGACGAGCGGCGCGCCCTGCTGGCCCTGCGCTTCTGTGCGCAGCTCGGCCCGCGCCGCATCGAGGCCCTCCGGGCGCACTTCGGTTCGGCGGCCAGCGCGTGGCAGGCGCCGCTGCGGGAGCTGCGCGAGGTGCCGGGCCTGGACGCCCGCGGCGCGCAGGCCGTCGGGACTCCGGCAGCCCTGACCCGCGCCGATCAGGAACTCGCCCGGGTGGCGCAGGAGGACGTGACGCTGCTGCTGCGCGGCCTGCCCGGCTACCCGGCGGCGCTGGACGCGCTGGGCGACCCGCCGCCCGCCCTGTGGGTGCGTGGCCCGCTGCCGGACCTGCCGACCGTGCCGCGCGCCATCGGGATCGTGGGCACCCGCGCGGCCAGCCCGCACGCGCAGGCGTTCACGCGGATGCTCGCGGCCGACCTCGCCCGCGCCGGGGTGATCGTCGTGAGCGGACTGGCGCGCGGCATCGACACCGCCGCGCACGGGGCGGCGGTCGAGGCGGGCGGGGTCAGCATAGGGGTGCTGGGCAGCGCCGTGAACCGCGTGTACCCCAGCGAGAACGCCCGGCTGGCCGCGCGGCTCACGCTGGTCAGCGAGTACCCGCTGGACACCGGCCCCGCGCAGCATCACTTCCCGACCCGCAACCGCCTGATCGCCGCGCTGAGCGCCGGAACGGTCGTCGTGGAGGGCGAACGCAAGTCCGGGTCGCTGATCACCGCCACGCACGCCCTGGAATGCGGCCGGACGGTGTTCGCCGTGCCGGGCCGCGCCGGGGACCCGCGCGCCGCCGGACCGCACGCCCTGCTCCGCGACGGGGCCGTGCTCACCGAGGGGGCCGCCGACCTCCTGACCGAACTGGGCTGGGGCAGCGTCCCGGACGCCCCACTGCCGGACCTGCCGCCCGAGCAGGCGCGGGTGCTGGCCGCCCTGACCGGGCCGGTCACGCTGGACGACCTCGTGACCGCCACGGGCCTGCCACTCCCGGACGTGCAGACGGCGCTGGTGATGCTGAACCTGCTGGGCCTCGCCGAGGAGGTCGGGGGGCGCTGGGTGCGCCGCTGA
- the dnaN gene encoding DNA polymerase III subunit beta → MNVHVTKKILSEGLGLLERVIPSRSSNPLLTALKVEASEAGLTLSGTNLEIDLSCFVPAEVKDPRNFVVPAHLFAQIVRNLGGELVELELSGSELSVRAGGSDFKLQTGDIDAYPPLSFPAQADVSLDATELARALSSVRYAASNEAFQAVFRGIKLEHRPEGARVVASDGYRVAIRDFPASGDGRNLIIPARSVDELIRVLKDGEARFTYGDGQLSVTTDRVHMNLKLLDGDFPDYERVIPKEIRLQVTLPATALKEAVNRVAVLADKNANNRVEFLVSEGKLRLAAEGDYGRAQDTLDVVQGGSEPAMSLAFNARHVLDALGPIDGDAELLFSGSTSPAIFRAAGGGGYMAVMVTLRV, encoded by the coding sequence ATGAACGTACACGTCACCAAGAAAATCCTCAGCGAAGGCCTGGGCCTTCTGGAACGCGTCATCCCCAGCCGCAGCAGCAACCCCCTGCTGACCGCCCTGAAGGTCGAGGCCAGCGAGGCTGGCCTGACCCTCTCCGGCACCAACCTCGAAATCGACCTGTCGTGCTTCGTCCCAGCCGAGGTCAAGGACCCCCGCAACTTCGTGGTGCCCGCCCACCTGTTCGCGCAGATCGTGCGCAACCTGGGCGGCGAACTGGTCGAACTGGAACTCAGCGGCTCGGAACTCTCGGTGCGGGCCGGCGGCTCGGACTTCAAACTCCAGACCGGCGACATCGACGCCTACCCCCCGCTGAGCTTCCCCGCGCAGGCCGACGTGAGCCTCGACGCGACCGAACTGGCCCGCGCGCTGTCCAGCGTCCGCTACGCCGCCAGCAACGAGGCCTTCCAGGCGGTGTTCCGCGGCATCAAGCTCGAGCACCGGCCCGAGGGCGCGCGCGTCGTCGCCTCCGACGGGTACCGCGTGGCGATCCGGGACTTCCCGGCCAGCGGGGATGGCCGCAACCTGATCATCCCGGCGCGCAGCGTGGACGAACTGATCCGCGTGCTCAAGGACGGCGAGGCCCGCTTCACGTACGGCGACGGGCAGCTGAGCGTCACGACCGACCGCGTGCACATGAACCTCAAACTGCTCGACGGGGACTTCCCGGACTACGAGCGCGTGATTCCCAAGGAGATCCGCCTGCAGGTCACGCTGCCCGCCACGGCGCTGAAGGAGGCCGTGAACCGCGTGGCGGTGCTGGCCGACAAGAACGCGAACAACCGCGTGGAGTTCCTGGTCTCGGAGGGCAAGCTGCGGCTGGCGGCCGAGGGCGACTACGGCCGCGCGCAGGACACCCTGGACGTGGTGCAGGGCGGCAGCGAGCCCGCCATGAGCCTCGCCTTCAACGCCCGGCACGTGCTGGACGCCCTGGGCCCGATCGACGGGGACGCGGAACTGCTGTTCTCGGGCTCGACCAGTCCGGCGATCTTCCGCGCGGCGGGCGGCGGCGGGTACATGGCCGTGATGGTGACCCTGCGCGTCTGA